The genomic interval CGTCGGGCCGCTGCTCCTCCACCCGCCGCCGGCCCAGCCGGGCCAGGATCTCCTCGTCGGTCACGTCGAAGAAGAGCACCGCGTCGATCTTGCGTCCTTGGTCCGCCAGGATCTGCTCCACCCCTTCGGCCTGCGGGATGGTACGGACCACACCGTCGAAGATCACTCCCTTGGCGGCCTCCGGCTTGCCCAGCTCCTCCCGTACTACCCCGAGAATGATGTCGTCGCTCACGAGATGTCCCGCCTCCATGATGGCCTTGGCCTGGCGTCCCAGGGGCGTGCCCCGCTTCACCGCGTCCCGCAGCAGGTCACCGGTGGCGAACTTGGGAAGCCCGTACGCCGACGCCAGTAGCGCGCCCTGCGTGCCTTTCCCCGCGCCGGGCGGGCCCATGAGGAGGATGTCCACGGTGTCCTTTCGAGATGGTCGATTGCGGAGAGGCGGTAAGAGCGGTAAGGACGGGAAGGGCGGTAAGGGCGCAGGGCCTCC from Gemmatimonadales bacterium carries:
- a CDS encoding adenylate kinase, with protein sequence MDILLMGPPGAGKGTQGALLASAYGLPKFATGDLLRDAVKRGTPLGRQAKAIMEAGHLVSDDIILGVVREELGKPEAAKGVIFDGVVRTIPQAEGVEQILADQGRKIDAVLFFDVTDEEILARLGRRRVEEQRPDDDPAAVGIRLRAYREQTAPVLAWYEARNGVKRVPAVGSVEEIAGRVRKALGR